One genomic region from Thermococcus celericrescens encodes:
- a CDS encoding alpha-amylase, translating into MARKVLVAILVLLVFLSASAVPAKAETLENGGVIMQAFYWDVPGGGIWWDTIAQKIPDWASAGISAIWIPPASKGMSGGYSIGYDPYDFFDLGEYYQKGTVETRFGSKGELVNMINTAHAYGIKVIADIVINHRAGGDLEWNPFVGDYTWTDFSGVASGKYTANYLDFHPNELHAGDSGTFGGYPDICHDKSWDQYWLWASNESYAAYLRSIGVDAWRFDYVKGYGAWVVKDWLNWWGGWAVGEYWDTNVDALLNWAYSSGAKVFDFALYYKMDEAFDNNNIPALVDALRNGQTVVSRDPFKAVTFVANHDTDIIWNKYPAYAFILTYEGQPTIFYRDYEEWLNKDKLKNLIWIHDNLAGGSTDIVYYDNDELIFVRNGYGSKPGLIAYINLGSSKAGRWVYVPKFAGSCIHEYTGNLGGWVDKWVDSNGWVYLEAPAHDPANGGYGYSVWSYCGVG; encoded by the coding sequence ATGGCCAGAAAGGTGTTGGTGGCAATTCTAGTACTTCTGGTCTTTCTCAGCGCCTCGGCAGTTCCGGCAAAGGCGGAAACCCTTGAAAACGGCGGCGTCATAATGCAGGCCTTCTACTGGGACGTCCCAGGTGGAGGAATCTGGTGGGACACCATAGCCCAGAAGATACCAGACTGGGCGAGTGCCGGGATTTCGGCAATATGGATTCCCCCCGCGAGCAAGGGCATGAGCGGCGGCTATTCTATAGGCTACGACCCCTACGACTTCTTCGACCTCGGCGAGTACTACCAGAAGGGAACCGTTGAGACCCGCTTCGGCTCGAAGGGAGAGCTTGTGAACATGATAAACACGGCCCACGCCTACGGCATAAAGGTCATAGCGGACATCGTCATAAACCACCGCGCGGGCGGAGACCTCGAGTGGAACCCCTTCGTCGGGGACTACACATGGACGGACTTCTCGGGGGTTGCCTCCGGCAAGTACACCGCCAACTACCTCGACTTCCACCCGAACGAGCTTCACGCGGGCGATTCCGGAACCTTTGGCGGCTATCCGGACATATGCCACGACAAGAGCTGGGACCAGTACTGGCTCTGGGCCAGCAACGAAAGCTATGCCGCCTACCTCCGGAGCATCGGCGTTGATGCATGGCGCTTCGACTACGTCAAGGGCTACGGAGCGTGGGTGGTCAAAGACTGGCTGAACTGGTGGGGAGGCTGGGCCGTAGGAGAATACTGGGATACCAACGTTGATGCCCTCCTCAACTGGGCCTACTCCAGCGGCGCCAAGGTCTTTGACTTCGCCCTTTACTACAAGATGGACGAGGCCTTCGATAACAACAACATCCCCGCCCTCGTCGATGCCCTCAGGAACGGCCAGACCGTAGTCAGCCGCGACCCGTTCAAGGCGGTGACCTTCGTCGCCAACCACGACACGGACATAATCTGGAACAAGTACCCGGCCTACGCGTTCATTCTCACCTACGAGGGACAGCCGACAATATTCTACCGCGACTACGAGGAGTGGCTCAACAAGGACAAACTCAAGAACCTCATCTGGATACACGACAACCTCGCAGGAGGTAGCACCGACATAGTCTACTACGATAACGATGAGCTCATCTTCGTCAGGAACGGCTACGGGAGCAAGCCGGGGCTGATAGCCTACATCAACCTCGGCTCAAGCAAGGCCGGAAGGTGGGTCTACGTTCCGAAGTTCGCCGGTTCGTGCATACACGAATACACCGGCAACCTCGGCGGCTGGGTTGACAAGTGGGTGGACTCAAACGGCTGGGTCTATCTCGAGGCTCCTGCCCACGACCCGGCCAACGGCGGGTACGGCTACTCCGTCTGGAGCTACTGTGGGGTGGGCTGA